In Panicum virgatum strain AP13 chromosome 4N, P.virgatum_v5, whole genome shotgun sequence, a single window of DNA contains:
- the LOC120669192 gene encoding probable LRR receptor-like serine/threonine-protein kinase At3g47570, which yields MVTHLKKRAPTTPCYKETMMKKVSYGDILKATNWLSPVNKISTSHTSSIYIGRFEFDTDLMAIKVFHLDELGSLNNFLMECEVLRNTRHRNLMKEVTLCPTVSLGNDEFKAIIFYFMANGSLDMWVHPKLHKNSPKRRLSLDQRIGIAVDVASALDYMHNQLTPPLIHCDLKPANVLLDYDMTARLGDFGSAKFLSSRIANSEGFISVGGTIGYIAPEYGMGYKISTRCDVYSFGVLLLEMLTGIGPTDAMFTDGMSLQRLVDKE from the exons ATGGTCACACATCTGAAGAAAAGAGCACCCACAACTCCATGCTACAAGGAGACGATGATGAAGAAGGTATCCTATGGTGACATCCTTAAAGCTACCAACTGGCTCTCTCCCGTCAATAAGATCAGCACAAGCCACACCAGCTCCATCTACATTGGCCGGTTTGAGTTTGACACGGATCTCATGGCCATCAAAGTATTCCATCTCGATGAGCTTGGTTCACTAAACAACTTTCTTATGGAATGTGAGGTGCTCAGAAACACCCGTCATCGTAATCTTATGAAAGAAGTGACCTTATGCCCCACAGTGAGCTTGGGGAACGATGAGTTCAAagctataattttttatttcatggCCAATGGAAGCTTGGACATGTGGGTGCACCCAAAGTTGCACAAAAATTCCCCCAAGAGACGTCTGAGCTTGGATCAGAGGATAGGAATAGCTGTGGATGTGGCTTCTGCTTTGGACTACATGCACAACCAACTGACGCCACCTTTAATTCACTGCGATTTGAAACCAGCTAATGTTCTTTTGGATTACGATATGACGGCCAGACTTGGTGATTTTGGATCTGCAAAATTTCTCTCTTCGAGAATTGCTAATTCAGAAGGTTTTATTAGCGTGGGAGGAACTATTGGATATATCGCACCTG AGTATGGAATGGGGTACAAAATCTCAACTAGGTGTGACGTGTACAGTTTCGGTGTGTTGCTACTAGAAATGCTCACAGGAATTGGACCAACTGATGCAATGTTCACCGATGGCATGAGCCTTCAGCGGTTG GTCGACAAGGAATGA